A single region of the Thermoanaerobaculia bacterium genome encodes:
- a CDS encoding YbjQ family protein translates to MIVCTTAEIAGKRVVRTLGLVRGNTIRSRHIGKDILAVFRNIVGGEISEYTKMLAESREQALDRMVEEARALGANAVICVKFMTSEVMQGAAELLAYGTAVIVEDE, encoded by the coding sequence CACGACTGCTGAAATCGCGGGAAAGCGCGTTGTCCGAACCCTGGGCCTTGTCCGGGGTAACACCATCCGTTCCCGTCATATTGGAAAGGATATCCTCGCAGTCTTTCGAAATATTGTGGGCGGTGAGATTTCTGAGTACACCAAGATGCTTGCCGAATCTCGGGAACAGGCCCTGGACCGGATGGTGGAGGAGGCACGGGCTCTCGGAGCCAATGCCGTCATTTGCGTGAAATTCATGACATCAGAGGTTATGCAGGGCGCCGCAGAACTCCTGGCCTACGGCACGGCCGTCATAGTCGAAGACGAATAG